Genomic segment of Citrus sinensis cultivar Valencia sweet orange chromosome 7, DVS_A1.0, whole genome shotgun sequence:
CCAGGATTCAGTCGACGACGACAAGAAGCTTCCAAGTGGCCGATCGATAGAAATCCGATCGTTTTAGGTGACAGGGTTGGTCGAAAAATGATGAGGGTGAGCTGAGGAACAAGATCCCGGTGGTGGTGCGGCCCAACTCCTGTGGAATCGAAGGCGACTAAAACGGGTGGAGTCGCAATCTTTTCGGGCTAAATCGCCGGTAACCCGCAGTTCTTTCGAGCTAAATCGACGGCATTCTGGCCGTTTTTCAGCGACGAGGATGGATGGAGTATAACGACCGACTTCCAAGCTTCAATTCGGTACCTTGCTCGACCGGTGTGGTGGTCAGAATCATGAGATCCGACCAGGTCACGTTCGCGGGTCGGGTCAGGTTCGCAAGTGAAAACCAGGtcaactctctctctctctctctctcgcgcACGCACCCCGTCTCTTTCTCGTTTTGGAAACCAGCTCCCCCCATTCCATTTATAGAaattagctttttttttaaagcttaCTACCAATTAAGCTAATGCTGGACCTGTGTTGAAATAAAATTCGACTACACAGCCATTGAATCATGTTCGAATTGTCTCAATTTTATGTCGtgacaaatttaaatttgttcaaaacACGATCCATTTATTAACTCGACTCAAATCCATTAATTCATGATAAGAAATCAAGTCGCGTCAAGTTTGTCCGTAATAATTTGTAACCAACCTGAcgactttaaaattaataccGAAACGAAAAACACATAATACActtaattaggaaaaattaAGGTGTATATGTTACATCATATGatcttataatataatatcacATTATCTACCTCTTTAATTGATGCTAAATTGCATTTTGCAAGCctatataatttaatgatttcaattaatttttaccatATGTGCATTCAAAATGCAATTAATtcttagaaaatatatatgtcaCAATGGCTCCTATTCTTGTCAGGTTCATAATGACCtcgatttatttttgttatttgtacATGTCATAATCTCTTTGATTAGGAAGAATTAATGCAAGTCCAACCAAAAGTAATAGTTACTGTGCGGTtggcaaaaaaattttaaggctTGGACTTTAAGAAAAAATCTCGCCGTACCTGGAGCTCAggttctaataaaaaaaataattactttcATTGGATTTTCACTAAAATCTAATTTGAAccaattttgaagtttttataAGATCCATCTCAAATCTGattcaaagaaataaatttatatttgagacAAATTTATGCCGAGTTTGGGTTTAAGTGTGTTTTTTTAATGCTTGGGGCTGATGGTACAATTGATGTAATTTGAGTGGTGAACTTTGGTGATTATATAAGGGATAATTTAGAGAATTCAGAGAagcttataaaaattaatttagagagTTGATATGAGGAGTTAAAGTGAGTTAAAGGGTAGCGTGGTAGCTTCGAATAGGTCATGTACTAATTCTCTTCTTTGAAAGTGTAGAAGAAAGAAGTAAGTGAGCTCAAGGATTCTTAGAATAGCTGGGATAGCTCAAGTGAGCCcatatgtgaaataaaatttgggCACCAAAATCATCCTAATAAGTAGAgataagtataaaaataaagaacacaaaagaatttacgtggttcaacCTTTTGGCCTATATCCATTGGAGCATCTCATCACCAATCCCctatataaataaagtattACATAATTCATTTTACAATATGAACAAATTCTACTAAAGGTTGTTTACGGTGAGTAATAACATAAAGGAGAATATGAGTTTAGTAGAGATAAGAGAGGTCTCCACAATAAGAATAAGGGAAAAACTCCTTTGAGAGGTGATGTGATGAAGACCTTTCATGGAGGTGTAAAAATAGAGGAAGAAACCATAAAATTGGTAGAACAAAAAGATGAAGCGGCTCAAAAGTCTCGAGAGTTAGGAAAAAAAACCAAGAGGCCTCCTTCTTATGTGCCTTTAGGTGAGTATATATAAGTTCGATGCCTTAAGggcattttcatatttttctacaATGTGGCACTTCTTTGTTTGCTGGATCCACTAAAATGAGATTGCTAACCAAGTTATAATCAAGTTATAAGTGATATTTATTGCCAATGGGCCCGTAGCCCATTGGCACACCCATGCCCTCAACAACCTTGAAGGCATGGGTTTAAGTCTCAGTGCATGATCAACGTTGAGACTTGACTCCCCTATATGATGGGGGTTAGTAGGCTCTCTACATTGGAATAGAATCGATCTCTCTCTAATATTAATAGTGAGGGTAAAATCTCCTTCCTAACTTTATATGATGGGGGTTAGTAGGCTCTCTACATTGGAATAGAATCGATCTCTCTCTAATATTAATAGTGAGGGTAAATTCTCCTTCTAACTTTAAGTAAGGGTTGATATTTAGACTGTACTgtaatatgattatttatgAGAGTCCcgatttattttgaattgtaaataataatagcgctctgattgtaatatattaaaaaaaagtgatctTAATCATTTGTACTCTTGTACACATAGCGGTTGTTGACTGGCAGCCTTACTGCCCTTACGAAGGTAGTTACAGAGATGTTGTGGCATCATCTGCTGACGAGGTACCTTTTTAAGTTTGATTTCTTATTAGTTCCTTATTTTTAGgttaaaagacaaagaacTTTTCCTCATTGATGCTGATATTTAGGAAACACATATGGCACCAACATATCttgatttccttttatttttgggaaatttacaccaataaccataaaaattttgactttttctATCTTAGCCCCCCAAACAAacttctatcaacattagccataaaaaagcctttgagaccaaaatacccctcttTCTCATCTTGAGAAAGCGGGAATATACGCAACCAACTATCAGCACAATTACacaatgcttttatttttcttttttcttttttattttgggtaGCGAGAGAACATTTACAACTTGACGCACATCCTGAATTCAACTAACATGCAGTCATACCTTGCAACACCTTTTCCTGGAGTCCCACCGCACCATGCAACCTCAGCAAAGCCTTTAATAATGTTTCCTTCAACTAGTTCGCCATGCACTTCAAGGTTCACAACCTTCGGGATTCCACTACCTTTGCATAATGAAGGCGcataaaaaagaacaatagAGACTTTTAATAAGCATTCAGTaaacaatgaattttaaaaaataaaataaaataatttaccaatGTCTTCATGCTTTGGCCAATATGAAAGATATGCAAtttaattcaacaaaaagTGAAAGACATACCCCGTGAAACTGGAGAAGATATGGCAAAGATAGGAGGGTACTCAGTTTCTCCCAGCATAGGAGTACATTCCACTTTCAGAAATTTACCGATGTCTTCATGCTTTGGCCAATAAACCTGGTCATCATAAGGTGTCATCAACATAAGAGAAGAGAGAGGAAAAGCAATATTTTCCACCCAAAGTCCAAACAACAAAGAAGATATAGCTAGAATCAGTTACCTCACTGGTGACACCAGaaatatcaacaaaaattaaaagcgGTCTCTCTCCTATGAACCACTGATATTTCAAACCTAATTGCAGATCAGTGCTCACAGTGCTGTCTTGAACAAAAACAAAGTGACTGTGACAAGCATCTTGTTCGACTGGTTGATCTTTTTCatgattttctattatctGGGCAGGTTGATGGTTCATTTGAAAAGCTTCAAAACTCTATGGCATTTGAAAGAGATGGAGAAACAAGTGTTTTTGTCCGGACTAGCAAAGCCATTGTGGACACCTTGGCTAAACATTGGACAACAACTAGAGGTGTTGAGATTTTGTCCATGGTGTCTAGTCAGCTCAAGGATAAACAGCAGGAGCATGAAAAGTTTCTGCAGTTTCTAGCTTGGTACGACaggcgacaggcacctgtcgcaccaagcttcGTGCGACAGGCGCCTGTCGCACTAAGTTTCatgcgacaggtgcctgtcgctctaagttttggtgcgacaggtaaTCTGTCGCACTAAGCTTCGTGCGACAGGCAGTCTGTCGTCAGATTCACTCACGACTTGCAGTTCCGAAACTCTCGATCAAGttcagaagggtaatttgggggAGAAAAGcgtgtgtttggctaatgttgatagaaaaaaagttgagaggattaattgtgaaaataataaaagttttatggttatttttgtaaatttccccaTATATTTGGGATAAAATCTCAAGTGAAGTAATGTGATAGGTGAACACTGACATATGGTAAGAATGATTGGTGACTCCTTACTTGTGGTATAATTACTGTATCTAACTAAATAAGTATAGTATTATTGTCTAAAGGAAAGGGTGTTTTAATCTTGTTATCAATTATGTCAAAGTTTTGTAGCTTTGTTTTTGTGAAAGTAGCATTTATGTTGATAAACCTTATTAATTTCGTTGCCTCTGATTGGCGGagaaattatattaactaCTGTAAGATTACttcaatctaatttaattaaaaatgaaaaaaaattggatgtACTAGGtgggattaaaaaataattattgttgggGTAAAGTTGGAAGGATATTAATGGGCCAATACCCGGTTGACACttggcaaaaaaataaagaaaaaagttgattGATGGAAAAACAGCTGAATCACCTCACATGAGCCAATCAGGGATAAATTCAATCTTGGCATAATTAGCTTGCCTCATAGGGCAAAAAtaaagggaaatttacaaaaataaccataaaacttttattattttcacaattaatcctctcaacttttttctatcaacattagccaaacacacgcttttctccccaaattacccttctgaaCTTGATCGAGAGTTTCAGAACTGCGAGTCATGAGTGAATCTGACGACAGActacctgtcgcaccaaaacttagagcgacaggcacctgtcgcacgaaacttggtgcgacaggtgcctgtcgcaccaagctaGAAACTGCAGAAACTTTTCATGCTCCTGCTGCTTATCCTTGAGCTGACTGGACACCATGGACAAAATCTCAGCACCTCTAGTTGTTGTCCAATGTTTAGCCAAGGTGTCCACAATGGCTTTGCTAGTCCGGACAAAAACACTTGTTTCTCCATCTCTTTCAAATGCCCTAGAGTTTTGAAGCTTTTCAAATGAACCATCAACCTGCCCAGATAACAGAAAATCATGAAAAAGATCAACCAGTCGAACAAGATGCTTGTCACAGTcactttgtttttgtttaagaTAGCACTGTGAGCACTGATCTGCAATTAGGTTTGAAATATCAGTGGTTCATAGGAGAGAGACCACTATCAATTTTTGTTGCTATTTCTGGTGTCACCAGTGAGGTAACTGATTCTAGCTATATCTTCTTTGCTGTTTGGACTTTGGGTGGAAAATATTGCTTTTCCTCTCTCTTCTCTTATGTTGATGACACCTTATGATGACCAGGTTTATTGGCCAAAGCATGAAGACATTGGTAAATTTCTGAAAGTGGAATGTACTCCTATGCTGGGAGAAACTGAGTACCCTCCTATCTTTGCCATATCTTCTCCAGTTTCACGGGGTATGTCTTTCActttttgttgaattaaaTTGCATATCTTTCATATTGGCCAAAGCATGAAGACattggtaaattattttattttattttttaaaattcattgtttACTGAATGCTTATTAAAAGTCTcta
This window contains:
- the LOC107176384 gene encoding 187-kDa microtubule-associated protein AIR9-like; this translates as MNHQPAQIIENHEKDQPVEQDACHSHFVFVQDSTVSTDLQLGLKYQWFIGERPLLIFVDISGVTSEVYWPKHEDIGKFLKVECTPMLGETEYPPIFAISSPVSRGSGIPKVVNLEVHGELVEGNIIKGFAEVAWCGGTPGKGVARYDCMLVEFRMCVKL